From one Mytilus trossulus isolate FHL-02 chromosome 10, PNRI_Mtr1.1.1.hap1, whole genome shotgun sequence genomic stretch:
- the LOC134688024 gene encoding GTPase IMAP family member 4-like — translation MTSSGPHAMVLVIGIGRFTKEEQDTVRYFVNHFGEGMLRYMIILFTRKDELSKQNQSVCDYVRQVPKELTLILQHCDNRYNAFNNDDTGQTKKDQVVEFYDIIDRMLINNGGSCYTSEIFQEAELTIQRRMHVQSKQLEEQKRKETEHLEA, via the coding sequence ATGACATCGTCAGGACCGCACGCTATGGTGCTAGTTATTGGTATTGGTAGATTCACGAAAGAAGAACAAGACACAGTCCGGTATTTTGTAAATCATTTCGGTGAGGGAATGTTGCGATACATGATAATTCTGTTCACCAGGAAAGACgaactttcaaaacaaaatcagtCCGTCTGTGATTACGTCAGACAAGTACCAAAGGAACTGACATTAATTCTTCAACATTGTGATAATCGCTATAATGCTTTCAATAACGACGACACCGGACAGACTAAAAAAGATCAAGTTGTAGAATTTTATGACATTATCGATCGTATGCTCATTAATAACGGCGGGTCCTGTTATACAAGTGAAATATTTCAAGAAGCAGAGCTAACTATACAAAGAAGGATGCATGTGCAGAGTAAACAGTTAGAAGAACAGAAGAGAAAGGAAACGGAACATTTAGAGGCATAG